In Myxococcus stipitatus, the following are encoded in one genomic region:
- a CDS encoding serine/threonine-protein kinase has protein sequence MRTEIHSVQPTTHATWGADPLVGQVLHGRFQVLAPLGGEGPMRLYRALQLPARREVALRVLSTAYSDGEAQRGFLHEARVAASLGHPNTVTVLDAGRTDEGTVYAAMECVRGHTLAEHLQSGPLPWKQAVALARGVGRSLRHAHQAGVVHGEVSSSNVMLVTDAEHLHVKVKGFGRTRPVAARTERLSVRGVTEGGVPPDAPAYMAPERARQVVDASGDVYSLGVVLFEMLMGRVPFVSEDPLALVFAHHKETPPRFAELRPDLDIPAAVEAVVRRCLEKQPEQRFASMGAVLEALREVGGEGEGLASIMGFRAPAPRWVTAVTGLFRD, from the coding sequence ATGAGAACCGAGATTCATTCCGTTCAGCCCACGACGCACGCCACCTGGGGGGCGGACCCGCTGGTGGGGCAGGTGCTGCATGGCCGCTTCCAGGTGCTGGCGCCGTTGGGTGGCGAGGGGCCGATGCGGCTGTACCGCGCCCTCCAGCTCCCGGCGAGGCGCGAGGTGGCGCTGCGAGTGTTGAGCACCGCCTACTCCGATGGAGAGGCGCAGCGAGGATTCCTGCATGAGGCCCGCGTGGCCGCGAGCCTGGGGCATCCCAACACCGTCACCGTGTTGGACGCGGGGCGGACCGACGAGGGCACCGTGTACGCCGCGATGGAGTGTGTGCGGGGCCACACGTTGGCGGAGCACCTCCAGTCGGGGCCGCTGCCGTGGAAGCAGGCGGTGGCCCTGGCGCGAGGCGTGGGCCGTTCGCTTCGCCACGCTCATCAGGCGGGCGTGGTGCACGGCGAGGTCTCCTCGTCGAACGTCATGCTGGTGACGGATGCGGAGCACCTGCACGTGAAGGTGAAGGGCTTTGGCCGGACCCGGCCCGTCGCCGCGCGGACCGAGCGCCTCTCCGTGCGAGGCGTCACCGAGGGCGGCGTGCCGCCGGACGCACCCGCGTACATGGCGCCAGAGCGCGCGCGTCAGGTGGTGGACGCGAGCGGAGATGTCTATTCGCTGGGCGTGGTGCTGTTCGAGATGTTGATGGGGCGTGTGCCCTTCGTGTCGGAGGACCCGCTGGCGCTGGTCTTCGCCCACCACAAGGAGACTCCGCCGCGCTTCGCCGAGCTGCGTCCGGACCTGGACATCCCCGCGGCCGTGGAGGCCGTGGTGCGCCGCTGTCTGGAGAAGCAGCCCGAGCAGCGCTTCGCCTCCATGGGGGCGGTGCTCGAGGCGCTGCGCGAGGTGGGGGGTGAGGGCGAGGGGTTGGCTTCCATCATGGGGTTCCGCGCGCCGGCGCCCCGGTGGGTCACCGCCGTCACGGGCCTCTTCCGGGATTGA